From a single Staphylococcus epidermidis genomic region:
- a CDS encoding GRP family sugar transporter has product MQIVDFLIALLPALFWGSVVIINVFVGGGPYNQIRGTTLGTLFIGFSLLATGHAAFDNLTVIIVGLVSGALWAFGQGNQLKSVHLIGVSKTMPISTGMQLVGTTLFSAIFLGEWSTIVQVVMGLIAMILLVVGISLTSLKAKSEGKSDNPEFKKAMGILLLSTIGYVGYVVLGDIFGVSGTDALFFQSIGMAIGGLILSMNHNTSIKSTALNLIPGVIWGIGNLFMFYSQPKVGVATSFSLSQLLVIVSTLGGIFILGEKKDRRQMIGIWSGIIVIVIASIILGNLK; this is encoded by the coding sequence GTGCAAATTGTAGATTTTTTGATAGCACTTTTACCAGCCCTATTTTGGGGTAGTGTAGTCATTATAAATGTTTTTGTAGGTGGTGGACCATATAATCAGATTCGAGGTACAACTTTAGGTACACTTTTTATCGGATTTTCTCTACTTGCTACTGGACACGCAGCGTTTGATAACCTTACAGTAATTATTGTCGGTTTAGTATCAGGAGCTCTATGGGCTTTTGGTCAAGGTAATCAATTAAAATCAGTGCATTTAATAGGTGTATCTAAAACGATGCCTATTTCAACGGGTATGCAACTTGTCGGTACCACTCTATTTAGCGCTATTTTCTTAGGTGAATGGAGCACGATTGTTCAAGTAGTGATGGGACTTATAGCAATGATCTTATTGGTTGTAGGTATTTCTTTAACATCACTTAAAGCCAAAAGCGAAGGCAAATCCGATAACCCAGAATTTAAAAAAGCAATGGGAATATTACTTCTATCAACAATCGGTTACGTAGGTTATGTCGTTCTTGGAGATATTTTTGGAGTAAGTGGTACAGATGCTCTCTTCTTCCAATCAATTGGTATGGCAATTGGAGGATTAATCCTTTCAATGAATCATAATACTTCAATTAAATCTACTGCTCTAAATCTTATACCAGGTGTTATCTGGGGTATCGGTAACTTATTTATGTTCTATTCACAACCTAAAGTTGGTGTAGCAACTAGTTTCTCATTATCACAACTGCTTGTTATTGTTTCAACTTTAGGGGGTATCTTTATTCTAGGGGAGAAAAAAGATCGTCGCCAAATGATTGGTATTTGGTCAGGTATTATCGTTATAGTTATAGCTTCAATCATTTTAGGCAACTTAAAATAG
- a CDS encoding DNA topoisomerase III, translated as MKSLILAEKPSVGRDIANALNLQQKSNGYIEGKQYIVTWALGHLVTNATPEQYNPSYKEWNLEDLPIIPKKMKTVVISKTNRQFKIVKSLILDKNVKEIIIATDAGREGELVARLILDKVGNKKPIKRLWISSVTKKAIQEGFKQLKNGNAYQNLYEAALARSEADWIVGINATRALTTKYDAQLSLGRVQTPTIQIVKSRQDEINYFKPEKYYTLSINVDGYDLNLKQQKRYKDKKELELIEHKIKHQEGKILEVKGKNKKSYAQPLFNLTDLQQEAYKHYKMGPKETLNTLQHLYERHKLVTYPRTDSNYLTDDMVDTIQERLRAILATDYKSHVRDLISESFSSKMHIFNNQKVSDHHAIIPTEVRPSIEQLSQREFKIYMLIAERFLENLMNPYLYEVLTIHAQMKDYNFVLKEIIPKQLGYKALKDQTSSHTLTHSFKEGQLFKVHRIEIHEHETKAPEYFNEGSLLKAMENPQNHIDLNDKKYAKTLKHSGGIGTVATRADIIEKLFNMNALESRDGKIKVTSKGKQILELSPSELTSPILTAQWEEKLMLIEKGKYNSQKFIQEMKNFTFKVVNKIKSSEQKYKHDNLTTTECPTCGKFMIKVKTKNGQMLVCQDPKCKTKKNIQRKTNARCPYCKKKMTLFGKGKEAVYRCVCGHTETQSQMDKRMRDKTNGKVSRKEMKKYINKKEEIDNNPFKDALKNLKL; from the coding sequence ATGAAATCTTTAATCTTAGCTGAAAAACCATCTGTCGGAAGAGATATCGCTAATGCTTTGAATCTTCAACAAAAAAGTAATGGTTATATAGAAGGGAAACAGTATATAGTAACTTGGGCATTGGGGCATCTTGTGACAAATGCAACGCCTGAACAATATAACCCTTCATATAAAGAATGGAATTTAGAAGACTTACCTATCATTCCTAAGAAAATGAAAACAGTAGTGATTAGTAAAACAAATAGACAATTTAAAATTGTAAAATCTTTAATTTTAGATAAAAATGTTAAAGAAATTATTATAGCAACAGATGCTGGACGAGAAGGTGAACTAGTAGCTCGTCTTATTTTAGATAAAGTAGGTAATAAAAAACCAATCAAGCGTTTGTGGATTAGTTCGGTTACAAAAAAAGCCATACAAGAAGGATTTAAACAGTTAAAAAATGGAAACGCGTATCAAAATTTATATGAAGCAGCACTTGCACGAAGTGAAGCAGATTGGATAGTAGGGATTAATGCAACACGTGCACTAACGACAAAATATGATGCACAATTATCATTAGGTCGTGTACAAACTCCAACAATACAAATAGTTAAATCAAGACAAGATGAGATTAACTATTTTAAACCAGAAAAATATTACACGTTATCCATTAATGTTGATGGTTACGATTTAAACCTTAAGCAACAAAAGCGATATAAAGATAAAAAAGAATTAGAATTGATTGAACATAAAATTAAACATCAAGAAGGAAAGATATTAGAAGTTAAAGGAAAAAATAAGAAATCTTACGCGCAACCTTTATTTAATTTAACAGATTTACAACAAGAGGCATATAAACATTACAAGATGGGGCCAAAGGAGACACTAAATACATTACAACATTTATATGAGAGACATAAGTTAGTAACCTATCCCCGTACAGATTCTAATTATTTAACAGATGATATGGTCGATACAATTCAAGAACGGTTAAGAGCAATTTTAGCTACAGATTATAAATCTCATGTTCGAGATTTAATTTCTGAGTCCTTTTCTTCTAAAATGCATATTTTTAATAATCAAAAAGTTTCAGATCATCATGCGATTATTCCCACAGAGGTTAGACCATCTATTGAACAATTGAGTCAACGAGAGTTTAAAATTTATATGCTAATCGCAGAAAGATTTTTAGAAAATTTAATGAATCCTTATTTATATGAAGTTTTAACAATCCATGCACAAATGAAAGATTACAATTTTGTTTTAAAAGAGATAATACCTAAACAATTAGGATATAAAGCTTTAAAAGATCAAACCTCTTCGCATACTTTAACGCATTCTTTTAAAGAAGGTCAGTTATTTAAAGTACATCGTATTGAGATTCATGAACATGAAACAAAGGCACCGGAATATTTTAACGAAGGTTCATTACTTAAAGCCATGGAGAATCCACAAAATCATATTGATTTGAATGATAAAAAGTATGCAAAAACACTCAAACATTCGGGGGGGATTGGAACTGTAGCAACTAGGGCTGATATTATAGAAAAGTTATTTAACATGAATGCTTTAGAGTCGCGAGATGGCAAAATTAAAGTTACATCAAAAGGAAAACAAATTTTAGAATTGTCTCCAAGTGAATTAACCTCACCTATACTAACAGCCCAATGGGAAGAAAAATTAATGCTTATCGAAAAGGGGAAATATAATTCTCAGAAATTCATACAGGAAATGAAAAACTTTACATTTAAAGTAGTAAATAAAATTAAAAGCAGTGAGCAAAAATATAAACATGATAATTTAACAACAACCGAGTGCCCAACATGTGGTAAGTTTATGATAAAAGTCAAAACTAAAAATGGACAGATGCTTGTATGTCAAGATCCCAAATGTAAAACTAAGAAAAATATTCAACGCAAGACTAATGCACGTTGCCCTTATTGTAAGAAAAAAATGACTTTATTCGGTAAAGGGAAAGAAGCTGTTTATAGATGTGTATGTGGCCACACAGAAACTCAATCACAAATGGACAAAAGAATGAGAGATAAAACGAATGGTAAAGTTTCACGTAAAGAAATGAAAAAATATATAAATAAAAAAGAAGAAATCGACAATAATCCATTCAAAGATGCTCTGAAAAATCTCAAATTGTAG
- the rplC gene encoding 50S ribosomal protein L3, with amino-acid sequence MTKGILGRKIGMTQVFGENGELIPVTVVEASQNVVLQKKTEEVDGYNAIQVGFEDKQAYKKGSKSNKYANKPAEGHAKKADTAPKRFIREFRNVNVDEYEVGQEVSVDTFETGDIIDVTGVSKGKGFQGAIKRHGQGRGPMAHGSHFHRAPGSVGMASDASKVFKGQKMPGRMGGNTVTVQNLEVVQVDTENSVILVKGNVPGPKKGLVEITTSIKKGNK; translated from the coding sequence ATGACCAAAGGAATCTTAGGAAGAAAAATTGGGATGACACAAGTTTTCGGTGAAAATGGTGAATTAATCCCTGTAACAGTTGTAGAAGCTAGTCAAAACGTTGTATTACAAAAGAAAACTGAAGAAGTTGATGGTTATAATGCTATCCAAGTAGGTTTTGAAGATAAACAAGCATATAAGAAAGGTTCTAAATCTAATAAATATGCTAATAAACCAGCTGAAGGTCATGCTAAAAAAGCTGACACAGCACCTAAGCGCTTCATTCGTGAATTCCGCAACGTTAACGTTGACGAATACGAAGTAGGTCAAGAAGTCTCAGTTGATACATTCGAAACTGGTGACATCATTGATGTTACAGGCGTTTCAAAAGGTAAAGGTTTCCAAGGTGCTATTAAACGTCATGGACAAGGTCGTGGACCAATGGCTCACGGTTCTCATTTCCATAGAGCGCCAGGCTCTGTAGGTATGGCATCAGACGCTTCAAAAGTGTTTAAAGGACAAAAAATGCCAGGACGTATGGGTGGAAACACTGTTACTGTTCAAAACTTAGAAGTCGTTCAAGTTGACACTGAAAATAGTGTGATTTTAGTAAAAGGCAATGTACCTGGACCTAAAAAAGGTTTAGTAGAAATCACAACTTCAATAAAAAAAGGTAATAAATAA
- the rplD gene encoding 50S ribosomal protein L4 — MANYDVLKVDGSKSGSVELNDAVFAIEPNNSVLFEAINLQRASLRQGTHAVKNRSAVRGGGRKPWRQKGTGRARQGTIRAPQWRGGGVVFGPTPRSYAYKMPKKMRRLALRSALSFKVQENSFTIVDTFGFEAPKTKEFKNVLTTLEQPKKVLVVTENEDVNVELSARNIPGVQVTTAQGLNVLDLTSADSVIITEAAAKKVEEVLA; from the coding sequence ATGGCTAATTATGATGTTTTAAAAGTAGACGGATCAAAATCAGGTTCAGTTGAATTAAACGATGCAGTATTTGCTATCGAACCTAATAATAGCGTTCTTTTTGAAGCTATTAACTTACAACGTGCGTCATTACGCCAAGGTACTCACGCTGTTAAGAATCGTTCAGCAGTACGTGGTGGTGGACGTAAACCATGGAGACAAAAAGGTACAGGTCGTGCACGTCAAGGTACAATCCGTGCTCCACAATGGCGTGGTGGTGGTGTAGTATTCGGACCAACACCAAGAAGCTATGCATATAAAATGCCAAAGAAAATGCGTCGTTTAGCATTACGTTCTGCATTATCTTTTAAAGTTCAAGAAAATAGCTTTACAATTGTAGATACTTTTGGTTTTGAAGCACCAAAAACAAAAGAATTCAAAAATGTATTAACTACTCTTGAACAACCTAAGAAAGTATTAGTTGTAACAGAAAACGAAGATGTAAATGTTGAATTATCAGCACGTAACATTCCTGGTGTTCAAGTTACAACTGCTCAAGGATTAAATGTACTTGATCTAACAAGCGCTGACAGTGTAATCATTACAGAAGCAGCTGCGAAAAAAGTTGAGGAGGTGCTCGCATAA
- the rplB gene encoding 50S ribosomal protein L2, protein MALKKYKPITNGRRNMTTLDFAEITKTTPEKSLLQPLPKRAGRNNQGKLTVRHHGGGHKRQYRVIDFKRNKDGIIAKVDSIQYDPNRSANIALLVYADGEKRYIIAPKGLQVGQTVESGAEADIKVGNALPLQNIPVGTVIHNIELKPGKGGQLARSAGASSQVLGKEGKYVLIRLRSGEVRMILSTCRATIGQVGNLQHELVNVGKAGRSRWKGVRPTVRGSVMNPNDHPHGGGEGRAPIGRPSPMSPWGKPTLGKKTRRGKKSSDKLIVRGRKKK, encoded by the coding sequence ATGGCTCTTAAAAAATATAAGCCAATTACAAATGGTCGTCGTAATATGACTACTTTAGATTTCGCTGAAATCACAAAAACAACACCTGAAAAGTCATTATTACAACCGCTACCGAAAAGAGCGGGACGCAATAACCAAGGTAAATTGACTGTTCGCCATCATGGTGGTGGACACAAACGTCAATACCGTGTTATCGATTTTAAACGTAACAAAGATGGAATCATTGCTAAAGTTGATTCAATTCAATATGATCCAAACCGTTCAGCAAACATTGCATTGCTAGTTTATGCTGATGGTGAAAAAAGATATATCATCGCACCTAAAGGATTACAAGTAGGTCAAACTGTCGAAAGTGGTGCTGAGGCAGATATCAAAGTTGGTAATGCTTTACCATTACAAAATATTCCAGTTGGGACAGTAATTCATAACATCGAGTTAAAACCTGGTAAAGGTGGACAACTTGCTCGTTCTGCTGGTGCTAGCTCTCAAGTATTAGGTAAAGAAGGTAAATATGTATTAATCAGATTAAGATCTGGTGAAGTACGTATGATTTTATCTACATGTCGTGCAACAATTGGTCAAGTTGGCAACTTACAACATGAATTAGTAAATGTTGGTAAAGCAGGACGCTCTAGATGGAAAGGCGTTCGCCCAACTGTACGTGGTTCTGTAATGAACCCTAATGATCACCCACACGGTGGTGGTGAAGGTCGTGCTCCAATCGGTAGACCATCTCCAATGTCACCATGGGGTAAACCTACGCTTGGTAAGAAAACTCGTCGTGGTAAAAAATCTTCTGACAAACTTATCGTTCGTGGACGTAAGAAAAAATAA
- a CDS encoding NCS2 family permease, which translates to MKKYFQFDKHGTSYKNEILGGITTFLSMAYILAVNPQILSLAGVKGATSDMKMDQGAIFVATALAAFVGSLFMGLIAKYPIALAPGMGLNAFFAFTVVLTMGIPWQVGLTGVLFSGIFFALLTVTGLREVIINAIPHQMKLAVSAGIGLFITFVGLQSSGIIIKSDSTLVKLGHLTEAPVLLAIFGIIVTVILYAMKIPGSIFIGMIVTAVAGMLTGQIHPPSGIIGEVPSIKPTFGAAFESFKDPGQLFTIQFLIVILTFLFIDFFDTAGTLVAVATQAGLMKDNKLPRAGRALFSDSLATIVGSVFGTTTTTSYIESTSGVAVGARTGFASIVTGICFLLALFFSPLIEVVTSAVTTPALVVVGVLMAANFADINWKQFEVAVPAFITIIMMPLSYSIATGIACGFIFYPITMIITKKYKEVHPIMYFLMALFILYFIFVHK; encoded by the coding sequence GTGAAAAAGTACTTCCAGTTCGATAAGCATGGGACAAGTTATAAAAATGAAATTTTAGGTGGAATTACGACCTTTCTATCAATGGCATATATTCTAGCTGTAAACCCGCAAATTTTAAGTTTAGCTGGTGTAAAAGGTGCAACAAGTGATATGAAGATGGATCAAGGTGCCATCTTTGTAGCGACAGCTTTAGCAGCGTTTGTTGGATCATTATTTATGGGATTAATTGCTAAATATCCAATTGCTTTAGCACCTGGTATGGGGTTAAATGCATTTTTTGCTTTTACAGTAGTATTAACTATGGGAATTCCTTGGCAAGTAGGATTAACAGGTGTTCTATTCTCTGGTATATTTTTTGCATTACTTACTGTTACTGGTTTAAGAGAAGTTATTATCAATGCTATCCCTCATCAAATGAAGCTAGCTGTTTCGGCAGGGATTGGTTTATTTATCACATTTGTGGGGTTACAAAGTTCAGGGATAATAATTAAAAGTGATTCAACTTTAGTAAAATTAGGACATTTGACTGAAGCACCAGTACTTTTAGCGATTTTCGGAATCATTGTTACGGTCATTTTATATGCTATGAAAATTCCTGGTTCAATTTTTATAGGAATGATTGTAACTGCCGTAGCGGGTATGCTAACTGGTCAAATTCATCCACCATCAGGAATAATTGGAGAAGTTCCAAGTATCAAGCCAACCTTTGGTGCGGCATTTGAATCATTTAAAGATCCTGGTCAACTGTTTACTATTCAATTCCTAATTGTTATTTTAACATTCTTGTTCATTGATTTCTTTGATACAGCTGGTACGTTAGTAGCTGTTGCCACGCAAGCAGGATTGATGAAAGATAACAAATTACCGAGAGCTGGAAGAGCGTTATTCTCTGACTCTTTAGCAACTATTGTAGGTTCTGTGTTTGGTACAACTACCACAACATCATATATTGAGTCTACTTCTGGCGTAGCTGTAGGGGCTAGAACAGGATTTGCAAGTATAGTCACGGGTATTTGTTTCTTATTAGCATTATTCTTTAGTCCGTTAATAGAAGTTGTAACAAGTGCAGTAACTACACCTGCTTTAGTCGTAGTAGGTGTATTGATGGCGGCTAATTTTGCTGATATAAATTGGAAGCAATTTGAAGTTGCAGTACCAGCTTTTATTACAATCATTATGATGCCATTGTCTTATTCTATTGCCACTGGTATTGCATGTGGATTTATTTTTTATCCAATAACAATGATTATCACTAAAAAGTATAAAGAAGTTCATCCAATTATGTACTTTTTAATGGCTTTGTTTATATTATATTTTATATTCGTTCATAAATAA
- the rpsS gene encoding 30S ribosomal protein S19 has product MARSIKKGPFVDDHLMKKVEAQDGSEKKQVIKTWSRRSTIFPNFIGHTFAVYDGRKHVPVYVTEDMVGHKLGEFAPTRTFKGHAADDKKTRR; this is encoded by the coding sequence ATGGCTCGTAGTATTAAAAAAGGACCTTTCGTCGATGATCACTTAATGAAAAAAGTAGAAGCTCAAGACGGAAGTGAAAAGAAACAAGTGATTAAAACATGGTCTCGTCGTTCTACAATTTTCCCAAATTTCATTGGCCATACTTTTGCAGTATACGATGGACGTAAACATGTACCTGTATATGTCACTGAAGATATGGTAGGTCACAAATTAGGTGAATTTGCTCCTACACGTACTTTTAAAGGACATGCAGCAGACGACAAGAAAACAAGAAGATAA
- the rplW gene encoding 50S ribosomal protein L23 — protein sequence MEARDVLKRPVITEKSSEAMAEDKYTFDVDTRANKTQVKIAVEEIFDVKVDSVNIINYKPKKKRMGRYQGYTNKRRKAIVKLKEGSIDLFN from the coding sequence ATGGAAGCAAGAGATGTTCTTAAGCGCCCCGTAATCACTGAAAAATCTTCTGAAGCTATGGCAGAAGATAAATACACTTTCGATGTAGATACTCGTGCAAATAAAACACAAGTTAAAATTGCTGTTGAAGAAATCTTCGACGTTAAAGTTGATAGTGTAAATATTATCAACTACAAACCTAAGAAAAAACGTATGGGCCGTTACCAAGGCTATACAAACAAAAGAAGAAAAGCGATTGTTAAACTAAAAGAGGGTTCAATCGATTTATTTAACTAA
- the rpsJ gene encoding 30S ribosomal protein S10: protein MAKQKIRIRLKAYDHRVIDQSAEKIVETAKRSGADVSGPIPLPTEKSVYTIIRAVHKYKDSREQFEQRTHKRLIDIVNPTPKTVDALMGLNLPSGVDIEIKL from the coding sequence ATGGCAAAACAAAAAATCAGAATCAGATTAAAAGCTTATGATCATCGTGTGATTGATCAATCAGCAGAAAAAATTGTTGAAACTGCAAAACGTTCTGGTGCAGATGTTTCTGGACCAATTCCATTACCAACAGAAAAATCAGTTTATACAATTATTCGTGCTGTGCATAAGTACAAAGATTCTCGTGAACAATTCGAACAACGTACTCATAAACGTTTAATCGACATTGTTAATCCAACACCTAAAACGGTAGATGCTCTAATGGGCTTAAACTTACCATCAGGTGTAGACATCGAAATTAAATTATAA